DNA from Verrucomicrobiota bacterium:
GGCTGCGCGCGCCCGCCCGGTGGCGAAGGCTCCACACACCGTTGTAGCCGGCGCGATGCTCGCCATCCGCCGAGTTGTCGCCGATGACGGCCGTGAGGTCGCCGGATTTGAAAGTGGCTGAGGGCATGAGTGAATCTGTAGCAGGACCAGCCGCCCGTCCGAAAGCAGAAATGCCCCGGAGCCGTTGGATCACCGCCCTTGGCCCGGCTCATCGCCGTCTTCCGTGGGCGGCGGCTCGTTCGAAACCTCCGAGTCCTCGAGCATCCGCTGCTTGAGCTTGTAGAGGAAGAACACCAGCGCCACCAGCACGGCCACCGAACACAACAACGACCCCACCGCCACGATGAGCTTCTTGTTGTCGCGCACTTTGCGCAGGAGTTCCTTCATGCCGCAGTCGGTGGTGCGCGCGACTCTAAAGCCCATTTACAGCCACGCAAGCTTGCGCCACATTCGGCCACAGGTCGCATGGACAAGCCATTCACCTCGCTCAAGGGACAGCTCCTGCTCGACGGCGGGAAGCTCAACGGCTCCTTCTTCCACCGCACCGCCGTGCTCGTCTGCGAGCACAACGCCGAGGGGGCCTTTGGCCTCGTGCTCACCCGCACGGCGGACGCCAAGGTCGGCGAGGCGCTCGTGGCGGACCTGCCCGACGTCATCAAGGAACTCCCCCTGCACCTTGGCGGGCCCGTGCAGACGCAGGCGCTGAGCTACCTTTACTCGGACATCTTCCTGCCCGACGCCGACGTGATGCCCAACCTCGCCCTCGGCCACTCGGTCGAGGAACTCGTCGAGCTCGGCCAATCCTACTCGCCGACGCAGAAGGTGAAGATTTTCGCCGGCTACGCGGGCTGGTCCGCCGGACAGCTCGACGACGAGATGAAGCGCGACGCTTGGCTGACGCATCCCGCCTCGCTCGACCTCGTGTTCAACACCGACCCGGGCGCGCTCTGGAAATCCGTCATCCAGAAGAAAGGCTGGCAATACAAGCTCCTCGCCGACGCGCCCGAGGACCTGTCGTGGAACTGAATCGTCAAAATGGCCGCTCGGCCGCGCGTTTCGGGCGCTTGCCCCGCTTCGTGTAACTGACCTGGCTCGACCGCGCCTGCGCCTTCTCCTTCTCCGTGAGGATGCCTGCGCCGCGCTTGAGTTCGTTGATCTGGTCGCGCACGAGCGCGGCTTTCTCGAACTCCAGGTTCTCCGCGGCCTTCACCATCTCGTCCTCCAACTCGCGCAGCACCGTGCCCACGTCGAAGTCCGCCTGCGCGTCGCGCATCAGCGTCAGCGCCTTGTCGTGGACCTCCTTCTGCGACGAGAGGCTCTCCTCGACGGCGCGGCTCACGCTGCGCGGCGTGATGCCGTGCGCGGCGTTCCAGGCGAGCTGCCTCTGCCGGCGATATTCCGTCGTCGCGAGGAACTTCCTGATGCTGTCCGTCTGCACGTCGGCGTAAAGGATGACCTCGCCGTTCAAGTGCCGCGCCGCGCGGCCCGAGGTCTGAATCAAACTCGTCGTGCTGCGGAGGAAGCCTTCCTTGTCGGCGTCGAGGATCGCCACGAGCGAAACCTCCGGCAAATCCAGCCCTTCGCGCAGGAGGTTGATGCCGACGAGCACGTCGAATTCGCCCTTGCGCAGCGCGCGCAAAATCTCGACGCGCTCGATCGCGTCAATCTCGCTGTGCAGGTAGCGGACGTTGATGCCGATGTCGCGCAGGTAATCGGTGAGTTCCTCGGCGGTGCGCTTGGTGAGCGTGGTGACGAGCGTGCGTTCCTTCACATCCACGCGCTTGCGGACCTCCTCGATGAGGTCGTCAATCTGGCCGGCGAGCGGCTTGAGCGTGACGCGCGGGTCCACGAGGCCGGT
Protein-coding regions in this window:
- a CDS encoding YqgE/AlgH family protein — its product is MDKPFTSLKGQLLLDGGKLNGSFFHRTAVLVCEHNAEGAFGLVLTRTADAKVGEALVADLPDVIKELPLHLGGPVQTQALSYLYSDIFLPDADVMPNLALGHSVEELVELGQSYSPTQKVKIFAGYAGWSAGQLDDEMKRDAWLTHPASLDLVFNTDPGALWKSVIQKKGWQYKLLADAPEDLSWN